The genomic interval AGCTAAGGAAGGTAACTCTTTGACTTTATTAAACACACATTAAGCGCCAGCCGCATTGCTgatattgtcttatttttctgtctcttccaCAGGTGAACAGCTGGTTGGGGGTAGTGTTTGGGGATCAGCCAGTGCCACCGTTCGAGGTGAACACCAGGACAGTGGACATACTGTATCAGCTGGCTCAGTCCAGTGAAGCCCGCTGCAGTGATACTGCTCTCCTCATAGAAGACTACAAGCAGAAAACATCAGAGTATCAGGCTGACGGTGAGGCACATACATCAGGGAGAACAGATGACGCATAAAACATTTGGATTGGAATAGCTGAATTGATCTAAAGTGTTTAGATTTGCCGAATGGCATGTTTTGCACATGTAGAAACTAATAGAAACtgaagtaaatacatttttatggcCTAAGATTCAggtgtggttttattttttaaagcaaatctCCAAATTGTCTCCATGTCAGTCCGCTAAACGGCACTAAAGACTACGTTTGAAGCATTTAAAGTGAATATTTTGTGCTCAGATGTCCAAATTGTTATTAAATTGGAGGGAAAATAGAAGTCTGAGTTTAGAAAATGCATGgagtttcaaaataaagagcACATAAGAACTCTTTAGtctgtttttcaaaaactgtaTTTCACTAAtcccatctttcttttttttcccccacctaGCTGCTCACTTTGAGGATGTTCTTCTACACGGTGTCGGCCTGTCTGGGGCAAGCTTGTCAAAGCTGACTGCAGACTACCTGTCTGCTTTAGTGGACAATGCTATGGTGCTGGGAGTGAAAGACACGTCACTGAGCAGGTAATTTTCTATGGCCTTGTATTTCATTGATCAGAATGTAtggttgtttcatttttgtttgtttgtagctTCATGCCAGCAATCAACAGCCTCACCGGTGGTCTTCTGGAAGTCGagaagtcaaacagaaaactcGAAAGGGAACTAAGGGCGCTCCAAAAAAGACTCGGTTCAATTCTGGTGCTGCGGGGAAACCTACAAGAGTAAGAATAAGGCGTAAAGCGAGCTGTTAAAAGTGTGTCAGTTAAGTTTGATCAGAAGGTTGGGCTTACACATGTACACATTGGCGGTTTTCATTGTCAGGGATATCGACAAAACTACCAAATCTCAAGCAGTGGAGAGTGCGAAAGCAGAGGAGAGGCTGCTCAACATGGACTTTGTGACAGCCAAGGCTCAAGAGCTCAGTATCAggcagcagaggtcagaggtaTGTTGCAGCGTATTCCTCTTTATAATTTGAAAGTAATTTGGGATTACTGCATAGATGCTAAGGCACTAAGTGGGATCATTTCTAGGCCATTTTGTGATTTAAACAGCAACCCACATTATCCACAGATGGGGAATCAACTTGATTCTTGACAAAATATGATTCACTTCTCCACATTTAGTCTCAGAAAAAAATTTCAGATGTGTATACGTCAAGATAAGAAGCTGATGCTCAGCTCTAGAAAGAAGCTTAATAAAAAACCCGTATTATTTTCCCCTCTAAATGACCAAACAGTTTAAATTCTGTTTACCTAGTTGCAATGTCGTCTGCCTctagtttaaaactttaatagATACAGTGTTTAGTTTGTTAGGAGGGCCATTGTCTTCTGTTTATTCACTTTATTCTGCTCTGCCAATCCTGCAGGCTCAGCTTGTATCCAGGAACATGGACAAGTCTATCACCCACCAGGCCATTGTGCAGCTTTCTGAGGTATTTCAGCATTTTCACCACATTCATCGCCATAGGGATAGAAGCTTTACTTTGTCTGCATTCAGGGTTTGAAACATGTcatcttatttttctctctgcaggaaGTCGGCGCActgcaaaatgaaataatcCCCCTGAAAAAGAAGCTGGAGTCTTACATGGACCTGAGCCCGGTGCGTtcgttttttactttttcagacTTCATTACTTTTCCAACCAAAGGGGCAAACACCTTTCCTGTTTCGtcctttgaaaagaaaataatcagttCAGTCTAATTTATTTAAGCATTAAGCTTGTGAATTTAAtcttgaaatgtgatttttgtttattcttaacCTTCAGAGCCCATCTCTTGCACAAGTGAAGATAGAAGAAGCAAAAAGAGAACTAGTGAgtgtttaaatatttggttttataaCATATAACATGCCATTCTTTGCTCATTTGTCATattaattactttttctttcattaattttTCAGGCTGCACTCGATTCCAAACTTGAGACTAAGGTGGATTTTAAATGAAGTTGCATGTTGCACAGtcctttctttaaaaataaagtttttgcacCTCAAAGAAAAGCGGTTTGAGGTATTTTGGGTCACCTAAAAGGATACTTCTTGCCTCTCTCCTCTTTTGCCTTGGAACCTGATTTAAGTAGAGGTTAAATATTTCAGAGATTTTGGACACTCATAAAAAGCTCCGACAGTATCCATATTAGTTCATAtaccttgaacatttttatattttacaaccTGTATAACTAGCTAATTTTGTCTTGTATGTTTACCAACAAAACATTGTTTGCATGCTTGTCAGTGTCTagaaatgggtaaaaaaaattttatatgaTTTTATCTTTCgtattttatgataaaataatacTCTAGTTCTAATGTGTAGCTGGATGTATAGTCTGTCTCCAGCctttcctgtttgtttcaaaCATTGGCAACActaatgaaatgttttgcttttcctcTCTGATCACAGCAATTTAATTGAGGGGTTGGTCTTAGAGTTGTAAAAAATAGTCTTGACAGATTATaccaaaacaagttttaatctGTGTGAACAACCTCATCAAATGcaagttcttttgtttttgtaaatgtatttttgtccagCTTCATATTACTTCTCAGCCCTTCTGGGATCCAAATAAGTTTTCCTCTTCCatacatcttgtttttttttctcaaaacctCAGTATTTTACCTTTAAGTCCATTTGCTTTAATGTAATTCCTTAAATGTCTGGTCAACAAGTCTAAAGGTAAAGAAAACCCTTTTgagatttacaataaaatggtACTGGCTTTGGAGGGATAATGTCACATGGAGTTAAAGGTAGGGCACTCTGCCTGAAGCAAAAGCAGACCGAATAGAATCAGCCTGTTCTGTCTGCATGTAAAATATCTCCTCAACGTTTCTCTGCCCTGTCGGTTTCTGTCCTCTGGAGTGGAGCAGAGCCTGGACACCTCAACGGTTTCTGTCAGCTTGACTGCTGCAGGACCTGATCTGCAGTCTGACGTGGAGACTGAGCCGTTACCATGGAGTGGGCCACAGATGCTTACTGGAGAGCAGTTTTCCCACTGGGGCCCCCCGGCTTGGATGAAAAGAACCATGTGGTTAGAGTACCAAtagtttgtaaaaaagaaaatggaacatAATCTGGCGATTTTTTCAGAGGTTACATTTGTCTCCTAAATGTGTTTTACTCCTAGGTGACTGTTCATCAAATACTTTTGCAGTTCTATCTTCTATTGCTAGAGTTAACTTGACAAagttaaacagaaacagaaccatAGCTAtaatttgtgagaaaaagagCACAACATATCTCATTTGTTTACATCTGTTCTAAGCAACCAGAATGTCTTctctcatttaaataaattgccaTAAGCTATGCTTCTTTctaaatttttgattttgatgtaGGCTCTTGTTTAGTACTTATTTTCACAAGATTGAGACAGTCATATTAAagatatggggaaaaaaagacaaattagaAGGATGAATTGTTGAATTTGATATTTATGCATTTGTGGTTAAAAAGTGGGACAAATAGGGgttctggatgagctgcacaATTTGGAAATTAGTTTTCTCAATGTGGGTTATATGCTCATCTTTTGATCAGCCCACTcagtaaacaataaaatccagggtttttttctttcaatccaatcaagtaatttattttgtcacattacaatcacacAGTGCATGATATAAgtgagattttatgtaacaaacaCAAGGTAGTGAATGGTTgagaaaaggaataaaaatgtttttctaaatattttatgaatgcATTTCATACATTAGTCAGTTGCAGACCAGACTACTGGGTTAACTTTAACCCGTATATTATACAGTGTTGTTGTGGTCATATAGATGCACAGATAATGAGcttaaaagttcaaagaacaactaaGAGACCCAGTAAATCGttgaaaaccattttaaacTATTGCAAGAGGCAAAGCATAAAGAAATTGGAAGTTGTTGAAACTTTTGCACAGTACAAATTAGAAGCAAACATAAATATCAAACTGTGACTGTGTTTAAGTATCAGATACAATAAAAATGGTGCTTGAAATTAGCAGGGAAACGTAAAATAAGAAAGCCAAAGAGTTAGGAAGCCTAGGAAGTATGTATGTGCCTTCtggagggagaaagaaaaaaaatcatgcgtCATACTAGCGCGAGCTGCCCGTGTTCcctttaaaatagttttatgtgCCACTCCCACTCCATGATTCCCACTCAGCTGTTACTGTAAATCGCTCCCAGTTCCCACATGGTGTTATCCATTCACAAACCCGCGCCGGAAGACTCGATTGTTGCCATGAATCGGACTGATCTCCTCGTCCGTCACCTGTGAGCAACTTGTTGCGCAGCTGCTATTTCCCCTGTGGTCCATCGCCGCAGCCAGACAGTCGCTGCTTCTCTacgacaaaaaacactgtagcTGCTGATCTGCGTCTCAGCGCCTGGAGGTATTTTCTGGCTCTCAGGGAGGACAGCTGGATGACTTTCTGTGAGCGACCAACTTTCTTTATTGGACTTAAAGAGATGCAGCCGAACGCCGCGGCCTTGTGGGATTTCCCTCACCTTcctgtttgggtttttcattaAGTACGACAAGTCTGAATTCAACGAGCCTCATTAATATGAGAAGAGGGGCAGGGGAGGCGAGTCATGAGCTGGACGCGTCCTTTCCACGGACTCGACTGGAGCCACAGCCTCTTCTATCTGACTTTACTACTGTGGACCAGGCGCATGAACGGACTGGCTGATTTTTCAAGTaagatgatgatgaggatgatgatgatgatgcaatAAAAGGAGGGGAAAACTTACAACAGAAAGTATTTTCTCACAAAAAATGTCACCCGGTAGCTCTGAAGTTTTCTATTGACTATAGCTTACATGAAATGGTGTAAAACTTTCATACCAAAGAACACAAGATAAGTATTAAACATCAGGagtccaaaactttaaaattaatttagctaTTCAAGGAGTGAGTGTGTAGCtcacaataacaaataattttgtcaGTAGAACCAATGTGATTCATGTATTGCAAGTCTGTAAGGGGTGCATCGCACAAAGTTCCATTCTTGGCCCactattgtttttacatttttttcaattcccaaataatttatattattgctaaattttttaaattcagcagcAAGGTTTTAAAGACAGGAAACAAACTTATTAAAAATGGCATGTTGAAAATTATTATGCcctctcaaaaaatatttttttattgtattagcAGTCAGATCCATCCTATGGCTGATCACCaacattttgcatatttctatAGGCATCTTCTTTTGGTGTTTTACTGTTAAATCAGACTTAAATGTTTTgtcaagaaaataatttgatgttactcctaagtaaatacaaaagccCATTTCCAAacgattatttttttgttgtaaagggataaaactattaaaaatcattttgctGTCGGTTTTGCTGGAGTCCTGAACAAATAGCTTTGATACCATTTTTTCAGACTGATAGATGGCAGTTACTTTGTTTCTTATCTATTTTTTGGATGTCTTTAGATTGGTGCATGATGCGTAGTTTTTAAGATCTTTTATCCTACTCCGTTTTAGACAGGTTCTATTgaagtgatttcttgattctgcCCTTTTGACAGTAAACGTGCCCTGGTAAGATTAAACTCAGCTTTGCAAGACATGCTGGTAATATAATTCATGAATTATTAGGGGCCTTGATCTGCAAACcataatcattaaaattataagacataaagacttgaaatattttactctgtgtaacaaatatatatacaggTTTCACTATCTCAAATGAGTGAAAAGTAAATTGTAGTTCAAAGAGTAATAGCTGAACTTGATGTGGCTTCCCTTGCAAAATAGATCAGAGATGTCAGTGGGACAAATCTGGTTATGTAAAGGAAATGAATGAAGGAATTATATTAATGATAATTTCCATATTTTACATTcaagaaaatgttgaataatATTTGCAATCTTAGTGGACACAACAAGAGACGCATGCCAGAAATAAGAAGAGTCCAAACAGTCAGATCTACAAATAGTAAAGCATTATGTCTGATGTGCGGttgctaaaaatgttcaactttctTCCGTGCAACAGACTACCTTTCAAGGATCATCACCAGCCACTCTGCTCACGCTTGTGATGGGACACCACTGAGACTCCACTGTCCTCGTCACTCCACCATCTCCATCCAGTCGGCCTTCTACGGGAGTGGTGAGGTCCGGCTGTGCACGGAGGACCCCACATCTGGACCCCGCAACCACAGATGCTCAGCTTTAACCGCTCTACAGGTGCACATTCATGCATGACATGAGCCATGCATCACTTTAAAGCCCAGCTGTACTACATTTTGATAGTTTGGTCTTCACCAAATTTCAGTATGTGGTTTTCAGGTAGTGCAGAATCTTTTTATGCATCCCTGTGGACTAGATCATTAAATCAACAGTGCTGGACCTTAGTGACCATTGCCCTGGGGGATTATTTTGCAGAAGATCCTGTCTGAGTGTCAGAACCTCAGAGACTGCCAACTACCAGTCAGTCACCTGCTGTTTGGGAAGGACCCATGCCCTGGCAAAAACAAGTACCTCCATGTGAATTATAAGTGCAAACCCAGTGAGTTCTTCCCTTCTGACTTTCCTCACACACTTAGCTGAGGATGAGTTTTAACATTCTTACTTTGACCCTCACTCAGCTGAACACAAAACACAGGTGGTGTGCGAAGGAGAGACCATGATCTTGCACTGCAAGACCCCCAATGTGCTGATCATCTATGCAGCTGTCTATGGCCGAGGTCTGGGTCAGACTGACACCTGCCCCTCGCTCTCGGCAAGACCACCCCCATTTGGTGAGTCACTGTGAGCTACTAATAGAGAAACATCAATGTAGTAAAGTAAAGTGAAAACACGCAATGAGTGTTTGTGATTAGTGGCATCAGTTGGCCTCATGTAACTCTAACACAAACAGGGAAACGGAACCCTGAAACAACCACAGCTAAATGGAATGCAGCCACcattgatttcttttcttttctttttttttggtatttattttgAGCACTGTTCTTTTCCCATGACGCTTATCTAAATGGCCCACGGCAGACTAGGGGATAGTGGGGGGGAGTGATTCTTTGTTCTCTATGGAAATATCAGCTCTGTCTGTTGACTAAAAGAGTTGCATATTTCCTTTTAGAACACAGAGCCCTGAGGATTTATGAGGAATGTGgggtttattaaaaatgcaaagagaTCACAAGTAGAAACAGTGCAGGTAGAAACAGGTGTATCTCATGACATCAATTGTGGCTGCATTCCTTCTGTTACTGGAGTACACCTGTGCTTTTCCTGGTATGTCGAGTCAAACTGTAGGATAGAAGACGAGCTGTTTGTATGCTGTAATGTAACACCTCACTTTCACAGAtgcttaatttgtttttaaataatccaAGTGTCGCAATAAAAGACGTTTATAGATATTATCAAACTCTATATTTACACAAGGAATTAACTATTTGCTCGGCTGGGTTAAATACCATCAGCCATGAAAACACAGTTGTACTCTTGCTAAACTGTAGTCGAGCTCCTGCAGAAGGCAATCAATAATTCAGCTATTGCAGCCCAGGAGCAAAAATCAAATACGCATGTTCAGTTGCTCTTATGGtacattgcaaaagtattcataccctttaaGTTTTTCACATTGCTTAACACTGCCAGCacaaatattaatgtattttattggaattttgtgatagaccaacacaaagaagaatTTTGAAGTGGAAGTAAATTGAGGAGTAAAATGgtatttgttcttctttttacaaattaaaagaaaaactggttttcttctttagtttgatacccctaaataaaatgcgGAGAAATCGATTGCATTCAGAAGTCACATAATGAGTAAATGTTCTGTGTGTGTATAGTTCTTTATCAGGTCTGAGGACTCCAAAGCGCCATACACTACAATCCGTTATTCACCCATTCATATACACTGGGTGAATGTAGCTTAGCTTGTAGAATAGCTTGTAGAATGTAGCTTGTAGAAACATGTAGCTTAcactgatggtggtaagctacagtatattgtagccacagctgccctagGGCAAACTGACAGAACCATAGCTGCCATATAATTAGCACCAGtgggccctctgaccaccatCAGCGGGCAAAGCAGGAAAAgtgtcttgctcaaggacacaatGGACACAGTGGAGGTTCAAAGCCTCAACCCACCAATCGCAGGACAAACCCTACCACCTGAGCCTCTGCTTCCAGGTTGCAATAATGTGTGATGTGATAAAGTTTGCAGGATGCGAATGCTTCTGCCAGGTTCTGTCCTTGCTGTGATATTCCTCATGTTTCTCCTAATTTTTCTGCTCCTTTCAGAGTGTCTGAACTACGACGCTGTGCAGGTAGTGTCCAAATCCTGTTACAGCAAACAGAAGTGCACCATTGCTGTTGGCAACCAGACCTTCAGGGACCCCTGCTTTCCAGGAACCAGGAAGTACCTCAGTGTGCTTTATTCATGTGGTAGGACCCTCTCCTGCTTCCTCTTTCACATAATAGACAGAAGCCTTGTGATGCATTAAAATACCTGCTCGCATGATGTCATGTTATCACAACCTTGTTTATTATGCTGCAGTTCTTTCAGTGAgcatttgttgtttgctgctttgaGTTCTTATCTTCAGATCCCAGCTTTCAGTGACTCTGTCCTAACTCCACCCTAAAAAAGAATCATAATATAAAGAAGTGGGAAACAAGACTcccaagttttttgtttttttacttcctgtgaTTGACAGAAATGCCAGCGAGGACATCAACTAACACCATTCATATACCATAATTTGAAACCCAATGAGTAGTTCCTAGTATAATTGTTGGCTCTATTTATAGCACAACAATGCAGCGCAGGCATTAATACAGGACTGCTGAGTATTTTAAGATTCAGTTCTCCACCCAGATTGGAATCAGAAGACTCAGGCAACTACTTCTTTGCATTTCCACCACCAGTGtcttaaaaacatgttcatacCCATTTGGTGctgtaaacatacatttttaagttttgccaCAGATCCATAGTGGGATTTATGTCTGAATCATGTTTCAACATGGATATTCAAAGTTTTACACAGTGTTTTACATGCAGTCCAAAAACGTTACTTTTTGTCTCATCTTCCCAGAGGACATTCTTAGTTGTTTGTTTCATAGCTTGTGGTGACCTGCTAAAATGAAACCTTGTgtgtttctttcaacaatggttttcttctttccactcATCTACGCTGTCCCCGACAAATAGTTGcttggctgcttctcttattaatgctctccttgctCCATCTATTAGTTTGGGTGGATGCTAACACCTCTGTTTGTGGTTGTATCAAATTGCTCATATTTTTGGATTTGTTGTGATGTggtaaaataatcaaatatggTATGAATGCTTTCACAAGCCATTGTATATCAACTGGTTAGCAGCAAAGAAagactcttcttttttttaatagtgcCAAAGTCTTTACTTAAAGAGGCAGACCCAAACATACTGAGCTCCACCTCACTTCTCACTACAGAAAAAGGTACCAGCATCTATTTGCTGTTGTTCTATGTTTGTAAAGTCGCTTGCTCATAGTTGTTTTGTGAACTTTACAAAAGCTCCTGCTGCAGATCTGGAGTCAAATAGGCCCAATAGTTCGGGAGCAATGATGAGCAACTCTCTCCTGACCTACGCCTTTATCAAAGGTAACTTTCTCTTTTCCAAGTTTTCTACACATTTTGATGTAAACATAGACTTTTTCAGACTGAAGTTTCTATAATTATCACCCTTTTAGTCCTTTTAAAACATACATTATTAAACATTGTCTTTATGCCATACTTTCTACATTGGGTAGTCTTTAAATGCTACCCAATGGgcaagctgaaaaacaaaacaaaattaagaagtAAGAAAGAAATTCCACAAAACGAAGAAAAGGAGGGAGAGAAGACAAATGACAAAGGAAGTTAAAACTAAAGGACAGAGCTACACAAGGAGGGATAGAAACAGACATGTGAGGGAGGGAAGGAGAAAAGGGTTTAGAAGTATAAAAAGTACCAGGAAGAAAATAAGATCAAAGGTTCTAAATAATGacatatttaaacataacaTAATCTGCCAGGTTCTGTCCTTGCTGTGGTATTCCTCATGTTTCTCCTAATTTTTCTgctattttaaaactatttgccTATCCAGTGCTTAAAGACTGAAATCAAATTTCAGCCTTTTCCAGACTGTGTATTAAACCTTCTCCTTTACATCTTTTCCCACATAGATCACCCAGAAATGGCAGCGCTGCTTTTCACCTCCAGCGTGTGTGTGGGCCTGCTCTTCACACTGCTGGCTCTATCTGTCCAAGTGACCTGCAGGAGGCGGCGGCTCAGAGATCACACACTTGGAGCCAAGTCAAATGGCCTGACTCCCAACTGTTCTAAGCAggatgatgaggaggatgaagcagAAGATGATGAAGACGACAAAGAAGAAACTGAGAGCTCTTTGCTCTCGACTGCAGAGAGGAAGGGGATAAAAGGCTGGGAGGAAGTAACTTATGTAAGCGAGGAGGCTGAGCTGGCGGAAAGGATAGAACGCAGAGACATGATCATCCAGGAGATTTGGATGAACTCCTATCTGAACGGCAGCTCCTGCTGAATAAATCGTGTGGATATTTGTTCAGATTCCTCATGCTTCACatttccaaaaaacatttttataccacaagatgaaaaaaaaaatctgacaagcCATCTTTGCTACATAACATTCTAATAATCTGCAACAGAGGGATCAGCAAAATGTATGCTGCAAGAAGCTTGAGTGCTGTGTATGTTATTtatcagtaaatgtttttttttttttactgtttaataaaaatattaaatcacaaTATTTGAAAGCTCTGTTATCCATT from Xiphophorus maculatus strain JP 163 A chromosome 11, X_maculatus-5.0-male, whole genome shotgun sequence carries:
- the haus1 gene encoding HAUS augmin-like complex subunit 1, giving the protein MCEKLRKVNSWLGVVFGDQPVPPFEVNTRTVDILYQLAQSSEARCSDTALLIEDYKQKTSEYQADAAHFEDVLLHGVGLSGASLSKLTADYLSALVDNAMVLGVKDTSLSSFMPAINSLTGGLLEVEKSNRKLERELRALQKRLGSILVLRGNLQEDIDKTTKSQAVESAKAEERLLNMDFVTAKAQELSIRQQRSEAQLVSRNMDKSITHQAIVQLSEEVGALQNEIIPLKKKLESYMDLSPSPSLAQVKIEEAKRELAALDSKLETKVDFK
- the eva1c gene encoding protein eva-1 homolog C isoform X1 — its product is MSWTRPFHGLDWSHSLFYLTLLLWTRRMNGLADFSNYLSRIITSHSAHACDGTPLRLHCPRHSTISIQSAFYGSGEVRLCTEDPTSGPRNHRCSALTALQKILSECQNLRDCQLPVSHLLFGKDPCPGKNKYLHVNYKCKPTEHKTQVVCEGETMILHCKTPNVLIIYAAVYGRGLGQTDTCPSLSARPPPFECLNYDAVQVVSKSCYSKQKCTIAVGNQTFRDPCFPGTRKYLSVLYSCVPKSLLKEADPNILSSTSLLTTEKAPAADLESNRPNSSGAMMSNSLLTYAFIKDHPEMAALLFTSSVCVGLLFTLLALSVQVTCRRRRLRDHTLGAKSNGLTPNCSKQDDEEDEAEDDEDDKEETESSLLSTAERKGIKGWEEVTYVSEEAELAERIERRDMIIQEIWMNSYLNGSSC
- the eva1c gene encoding protein eva-1 homolog C isoform X2; this translates as MSWTRPFHGLDWSHSLFYLTLLLWTRRMNGLADFSNYLSRIITSHSAHACDGTPLRLHCPRHSTISIQSAFYGSGEVRLCTEDPTSGPRNHRCSALTALQILSECQNLRDCQLPVSHLLFGKDPCPGKNKYLHVNYKCKPTEHKTQVVCEGETMILHCKTPNVLIIYAAVYGRGLGQTDTCPSLSARPPPFECLNYDAVQVVSKSCYSKQKCTIAVGNQTFRDPCFPGTRKYLSVLYSCVPKSLLKEADPNILSSTSLLTTEKAPAADLESNRPNSSGAMMSNSLLTYAFIKDHPEMAALLFTSSVCVGLLFTLLALSVQVTCRRRRLRDHTLGAKSNGLTPNCSKQDDEEDEAEDDEDDKEETESSLLSTAERKGIKGWEEVTYVSEEAELAERIERRDMIIQEIWMNSYLNGSSC